A genomic region of Oryza glaberrima chromosome 1, OglaRS2, whole genome shotgun sequence contains the following coding sequences:
- the LOC127759970 gene encoding uncharacterized protein LOC127759970 isoform X1, which translates to MLLQRIEKMHQDSFRSVVCRSLSKSLSSKTKESSYPEIAQCAVPCVVTLQPTVCRGCQGRDWSPSQSNREDMSMMLQKDYLMASSLSRRFAEDLLRGAMDLQDSLAMLEKFQTASRSMRVSNKKRRREGCERSPDTSGFRGALSEASNAKKMVGRSASSGLDGELTNSTDELKRVIKDSFYRKNILSVYPNDEQASMSQSLHYMPNKNLLSKPNEQKKAAPRSLPSCAPGQSEKSKSPSLVAKLMGLDGLPTHNSNTFKKDESMKTVSSPRALFDIEMPKVQQNDAHMSSPYSRKSNVFLYDSTVVNEIGSMKTIRREKGIEQPQTRAAKDIKVVSHTSRKQQIKETTEMGRRSSDKQRPHSTYRNREGRKDTKSKTGSASRSSANTVKRPDKKSMIASSSSSSTCRTRKPVARKAPSNSREKAVSSRSRKNSTIDDIVAYELHREFIQVDGPSTEHNATPSDESCQSVVDWDTEPSIDGIREDLSESYEASVTTSYAERTDSANGDPFHPSTHLVSKNEVEIKDEMSLLLLSDQPFLTRAAELIGIGEPGHLINRYKGIHKAQMGNHELFVDTATEQLERKHRQRNSLCYTGIWSQKCRTAPYFSLEALLTDIRDATRKLSIYTENDDGCTTKDTLYMKLEKDLRCTDASINSVWDMGWEDWIFMEETQCFIRDVGESILSGLIEEAALDMWVH; encoded by the exons ATGTTGCTCCAGAGAATAGAGAAAATGCATCAAGACAGTTTCAGGTCGGTGGTTTGCAGATCCCTTTCAAAGAGTCTTTCCTCCAAAACCAAAGAGAGCAGCTACCCTGAAATAGCTCAATGTGCTGTCCCTTGTGTTGTCACATTGCAACCTACGGTTTGTCGAGGCTGCCAAGGCCGGGATTGGAGCCCATCACAAAGCAACAGGGAGGATATGTCCATGATGTTGCAGAAAGATTACCTGATGGCATCCTCGCTCTCGAGGCGCTTCGCGGAGGACCTCCTAAGAGGAGCCATGGACCTCCAGGATTCGCTCGCGATGCTCGAGAAGTTCCAAACTGCGTCACGGAGCATGAGAGTGTCAAACAAGAAGAGAAGGCGAGAGGGTTGTGAGAGATCACCGGACACAAGTGGATTCCGTGGAGCCCTGTCGGAAGCGTCAAACGCCAAGAAGATGGTGGGTAGAAGCGCCAGCAGTGGATTGGATGGGGAATTAACGAATTCTACTGATGAGCTGAAAAGAGTGATCAAGGATAGCTTTTACAGGAAGAACATCTTGTCGGTATATCCCAATGATGAACAGGCTTCCATGAGCCAGTCATTACATTACATGCCAAACAAGAATTTGTTATCCAAGCCTAATGAGCAGAAGAAGGCAGCACCAAGATCATTGCCATCTTGTGCACCAGGGCAGTCTGAGAAGTCCAAATCCCCAAGCTTGGTAGCAAAGCTCATGGGCCTTGATGGATTGCCTACACACAATAGCAATACCTTCAAAAAAGACGAGTCAATGAAGACAGTAAGTTCACCAAGGGCACTTTTTGATATTGAGATGCCTAAGGTCCAGCAAAATGATGCTCATATGAGTTCTCCTTATTCCCGAAAAAGTAATGTTTTTCTGTATGATTCTACTGTGGTTAATGAGATTGGCTCAATGAAAACAATTAGGAGGGAAAAAGGCATAGAGCAACCTCAAACCCGAGCAGCCAAGGATATCAAGGTTGTATCTCACACAAGTCGAAAGCAACAAATAAAAGAGACCACTGAAATGGGCAGGAGAAGTAGTGACAAACAAAGACCTCATTCGACTTATAGGAAcagagaagggaggaaggatACCAAGTCTAAAACAGGATCAGCATCTCGTTCTAGTGCTAATACAGTGAAAAGGCCTGATAAGAAATCAATGATTGCATCAAGTAGCAGCTCTTCAACATGTCGCACAAGGAAGCCAGTCGCACGTAAAGCACCTAGTAATTCGAGGGAGAAGGCAGTGTCCAGTAGAAGTCGCAAGAACTCAACTATTGATGACATTGTG GCATATGAGCTGCACAGAGAGTTCATACAAGTTGATGGTCCATCCACTGAACATAACGCAACACCTAGTGATGAAAGCTGCCAAAGTGTTGTTGATTGGGACACAGAGCCTAGCATTGATG GCATTCGGGAAGATTTGAGTGAATCCTATGAAGCTTCAGTGACTACCAGCTATGCGGAAAGAACCGATTCAGCTAACGGAGATCCTTTTCACCCATCGACACACTTAGTATCAAAAAATGAAGTTGAAATAAAAGACGAGATGAGTCTGCTTCTCCTAAGTGATCAACCATTCCTTACCCGGGCAGCAGAACTCATTGGCATCGGCGAACCGGGGCATCTGATCAACCGATATAAAGGTATCCACAAGGCCCAGATGGGTAACCATGAGCTTTTCGTGGACACCGCAACAGAGCAGCTGGAGCGGAAGCATCGTCAGCGAAACAGCTTGTGTTACACAGGAATTTGGAGCCAGAAATGCAGAACAGCACCATACTTCTCACTGGAGGCATTGCTGACAGATATTCGCGATGCGACTCGAAAGCTGAGCATCTATACCGAAAACGACGATGGCTGCACTACAAAAGACACACTATACATGAAACTGGAGAAGGATCTGAGATGCACAGATGCGTCGATCAACAGCGTGTGGGATATGGGCTGGGAAGATTGGATTTTCATGGAGGAAACACAATGCTTCATAAGAGATGTTGGGGAGAGCATTTTATCAGGGCTTATCGAAGAAGCTGCTCTGGACATGTGGGTACATTGA
- the LOC127759970 gene encoding uncharacterized protein LOC127759970 isoform X2 has product MHQDSFRSVVCRSLSKSLSSKTKESSYPEIAQCAVPCVVTLQPTVCRGCQGRDWSPSQSNREDMSMMLQKDYLMASSLSRRFAEDLLRGAMDLQDSLAMLEKFQTASRSMRVSNKKRRREGCERSPDTSGFRGALSEASNAKKMVGRSASSGLDGELTNSTDELKRVIKDSFYRKNILSVYPNDEQASMSQSLHYMPNKNLLSKPNEQKKAAPRSLPSCAPGQSEKSKSPSLVAKLMGLDGLPTHNSNTFKKDESMKTVSSPRALFDIEMPKVQQNDAHMSSPYSRKSNVFLYDSTVVNEIGSMKTIRREKGIEQPQTRAAKDIKVVSHTSRKQQIKETTEMGRRSSDKQRPHSTYRNREGRKDTKSKTGSASRSSANTVKRPDKKSMIASSSSSSTCRTRKPVARKAPSNSREKAVSSRSRKNSTIDDIVAYELHREFIQVDGPSTEHNATPSDESCQSVVDWDTEPSIDGIREDLSESYEASVTTSYAERTDSANGDPFHPSTHLVSKNEVEIKDEMSLLLLSDQPFLTRAAELIGIGEPGHLINRYKGIHKAQMGNHELFVDTATEQLERKHRQRNSLCYTGIWSQKCRTAPYFSLEALLTDIRDATRKLSIYTENDDGCTTKDTLYMKLEKDLRCTDASINSVWDMGWEDWIFMEETQCFIRDVGESILSGLIEEAALDMWVH; this is encoded by the exons ATGCATCAAGACAGTTTCAGGTCGGTGGTTTGCAGATCCCTTTCAAAGAGTCTTTCCTCCAAAACCAAAGAGAGCAGCTACCCTGAAATAGCTCAATGTGCTGTCCCTTGTGTTGTCACATTGCAACCTACGGTTTGTCGAGGCTGCCAAGGCCGGGATTGGAGCCCATCACAAAGCAACAGGGAGGATATGTCCATGATGTTGCAGAAAGATTACCTGATGGCATCCTCGCTCTCGAGGCGCTTCGCGGAGGACCTCCTAAGAGGAGCCATGGACCTCCAGGATTCGCTCGCGATGCTCGAGAAGTTCCAAACTGCGTCACGGAGCATGAGAGTGTCAAACAAGAAGAGAAGGCGAGAGGGTTGTGAGAGATCACCGGACACAAGTGGATTCCGTGGAGCCCTGTCGGAAGCGTCAAACGCCAAGAAGATGGTGGGTAGAAGCGCCAGCAGTGGATTGGATGGGGAATTAACGAATTCTACTGATGAGCTGAAAAGAGTGATCAAGGATAGCTTTTACAGGAAGAACATCTTGTCGGTATATCCCAATGATGAACAGGCTTCCATGAGCCAGTCATTACATTACATGCCAAACAAGAATTTGTTATCCAAGCCTAATGAGCAGAAGAAGGCAGCACCAAGATCATTGCCATCTTGTGCACCAGGGCAGTCTGAGAAGTCCAAATCCCCAAGCTTGGTAGCAAAGCTCATGGGCCTTGATGGATTGCCTACACACAATAGCAATACCTTCAAAAAAGACGAGTCAATGAAGACAGTAAGTTCACCAAGGGCACTTTTTGATATTGAGATGCCTAAGGTCCAGCAAAATGATGCTCATATGAGTTCTCCTTATTCCCGAAAAAGTAATGTTTTTCTGTATGATTCTACTGTGGTTAATGAGATTGGCTCAATGAAAACAATTAGGAGGGAAAAAGGCATAGAGCAACCTCAAACCCGAGCAGCCAAGGATATCAAGGTTGTATCTCACACAAGTCGAAAGCAACAAATAAAAGAGACCACTGAAATGGGCAGGAGAAGTAGTGACAAACAAAGACCTCATTCGACTTATAGGAAcagagaagggaggaaggatACCAAGTCTAAAACAGGATCAGCATCTCGTTCTAGTGCTAATACAGTGAAAAGGCCTGATAAGAAATCAATGATTGCATCAAGTAGCAGCTCTTCAACATGTCGCACAAGGAAGCCAGTCGCACGTAAAGCACCTAGTAATTCGAGGGAGAAGGCAGTGTCCAGTAGAAGTCGCAAGAACTCAACTATTGATGACATTGTG GCATATGAGCTGCACAGAGAGTTCATACAAGTTGATGGTCCATCCACTGAACATAACGCAACACCTAGTGATGAAAGCTGCCAAAGTGTTGTTGATTGGGACACAGAGCCTAGCATTGATG GCATTCGGGAAGATTTGAGTGAATCCTATGAAGCTTCAGTGACTACCAGCTATGCGGAAAGAACCGATTCAGCTAACGGAGATCCTTTTCACCCATCGACACACTTAGTATCAAAAAATGAAGTTGAAATAAAAGACGAGATGAGTCTGCTTCTCCTAAGTGATCAACCATTCCTTACCCGGGCAGCAGAACTCATTGGCATCGGCGAACCGGGGCATCTGATCAACCGATATAAAGGTATCCACAAGGCCCAGATGGGTAACCATGAGCTTTTCGTGGACACCGCAACAGAGCAGCTGGAGCGGAAGCATCGTCAGCGAAACAGCTTGTGTTACACAGGAATTTGGAGCCAGAAATGCAGAACAGCACCATACTTCTCACTGGAGGCATTGCTGACAGATATTCGCGATGCGACTCGAAAGCTGAGCATCTATACCGAAAACGACGATGGCTGCACTACAAAAGACACACTATACATGAAACTGGAGAAGGATCTGAGATGCACAGATGCGTCGATCAACAGCGTGTGGGATATGGGCTGGGAAGATTGGATTTTCATGGAGGAAACACAATGCTTCATAAGAGATGTTGGGGAGAGCATTTTATCAGGGCTTATCGAAGAAGCTGCTCTGGACATGTGGGTACATTGA